In the Sandaracinus amylolyticus genome, GCGCGCCACGGCATCGAGAAGAACGTGCGCTTCACCGGCTGGGCGAGCGGCGACGTGGTGCGCCGCGAGGTCGAGGGGGGTCGCGCGATGGTGCTGCCGAGCTTCGCCGAGGGCCTGCCGGTGGTGATCATGGAGGCGCTCGCGCTCGGGCGTCCGGTGATCAGCACGTACGTCGCGGGCATCCCCGAGCTGGTCGCGCCGGGCGAGTGCGGATGGCTGTGCGCCGCGGGCAGCGTCGAGCAGCTCGAGACCGCGCTGCGCGAGTGCCTCGCGGCGCCGATCACGAAGCTGAACGCGATGGGCCACGAGGGGCGCCGTCGCGTGCTCGCGATGCACGACATCCGCGTCAGCGCGCAGCGACTCAAGACGCTGATCGAAGGTGGCTCGCTCGAGGACGACGGAGTCGCGCGCGAAGAGGGCTCGGGCGAGCGCGTCGTGCCCGCGAACGTCGTGGGCTAGACGTCGTCGCGCACGAGCCGCTTGCCGTAGCTCACCACACGATCGTCGGTGAACCCGAGGCGCTCGTAGAACGCGATCGCCTCGAGGTTGTCGTGGCGGATCTCCATCGCTCACCCCTCTCGCGCGCTCGCCGCACGCACGATCGCGGGGCCCGCCGCGATCGCCACGACCGCGCCGATGCCCGCGACGACTGCTGCGACCAGGTACGCGTCGCCGTGCATCCGCTCGTAGAGCGCGCCCGCTGCCGGCGTCGCGAGGCCGTACACGAGCCCGAGGATCGCCGTGTACATCCCTTGGCCGGTGCCGAGCTTCGTGATCGGCAGCGCGCGCCGCACGAAGTCCATCGCGCCGAGGTGCGTCGCGCCGAACGAGAGCGCGTGCAGCAGCTGCGCGACGGCGATCCACGCCACGTCGCTCGCGTGCGCGAGCAGGACCCAGCGCAGCGCGGCGGCGAGCGCTCCTGCGATCCACATGGGCGCGGGCCCCACCCGCGCGACGATGGGCGGAGCGAGCGCGAAGAGCACGATCTCCGCGACCACACCCTCCGCCCACAGCGCCCCGATCGTCGTCTCGTCGAGCCCGAGCGCGCTCCAGCGCAGGCTCCCGAACCCGTAGTACACCGCGTGCGTCGCCTGGATCGCGCCCGCGAGCACCATGCCCGCGACGAGCGCGCCCCACGCGACCGCGCGCGGCTTCGCAGGCTCGCCCTCGTCGCTCGCGACCGGCACGCGCGCGTCCGCGCGCTTCGGCATCTGCTGCGACGCGACGAGGCACGCGAGCGTCCCGCCCGCCATGAGCCAGGGCACGACCTCGACGCCGACGCCCTCCACGAGCCACCCTGCGCCGGCGGACGCCACGATGAACGCGAGCGAGCCCCAGAGCCGCACCCGCCCGTAGCGGGCGTTCCCGGCCGCTGCGTGCGCCTGCGTGATGCTCTCCGCGAGCGGCAGCAACGCCGCGTGCGCGCCGAACGTGATCACCCCGAGCACCGCGAGCGCCGGCACGCCCCACGCGAACGAGAACGCGACGAACCCCAGCGTCGCGATCACCGCGAGCACCGCCATCGGAGGCCTCGCCGCGCCCACCCG is a window encoding:
- a CDS encoding MFS transporter is translated as MRHVPARLSAYYVAHFTCTGIHLPFWALWLASRDVPADGIGVLIGLGYWVSIASSPLAGRISDRVGAARPPMAVLAVIATLGFVAFSFAWGVPALAVLGVITFGAHAALLPLAESITQAHAAAGNARYGRVRLWGSLAFIVASAGAGWLVEGVGVEVVPWLMAGGTLACLVASQQMPKRADARVPVASDEGEPAKPRAVAWGALVAGMVLAGAIQATHAVYYGFGSLRWSALGLDETTIGALWAEGVVAEIVLFALAPPIVARVGPAPMWIAGALAAALRWVLLAHASDVAWIAVAQLLHALSFGATHLGAMDFVRRALPITKLGTGQGMYTAILGLVYGLATPAAGALYERMHGDAYLVAAVVAGIGAVVAIAAGPAIVRAASAREG